A single Flavobacterium sp. 1 DNA region contains:
- the murC gene encoding UDP-N-acetylmuramate--L-alanine ligase produces MKTHFIAIGGSAMHNLALALHNKGYQVTGSDDAIFEPSKSRLEKKGILPAELGWFPEKITADIEAVILGMHAKADNPELLKAQELGLKIYSYPEFLYEQSKNKTRVVIGGSHGKTTITSMILHVMHYHNIEVDYMVGAQLEGFDTMVHLTEENDFMVLEGDEYLSSPIDRRPKFHLYQPNIALISGIAWDHINVFPTYDFYVEQFEIFIDKITNGGILVYNEDDSEVKRVAEKAANPIRKIPYTTPKYEVKDGITLLETPEGFMPIEVFGAHNLNNLAGAKWICQNMGVDEADFYEAIASFKGASKRLEKIAESKTKVAYKDFAHSPSKVAATTKAVKEQYPNRTVVACLELHTYSSLNAEFLKEYEGALEYADVAVVFYSPDAVKIKQLEEVTYEQIAKAFNREDLIIYTNPNDFKDYLFNLNLENSALLLMSSGNYGGLNFDEVKGLVE; encoded by the coding sequence ATGAAAACACATTTCATTGCCATAGGCGGAAGCGCAATGCATAACTTAGCATTGGCATTACATAACAAAGGATATCAGGTTACGGGAAGTGACGACGCGATTTTTGAACCATCCAAATCCCGTTTGGAGAAAAAAGGAATCTTGCCAGCAGAGTTAGGCTGGTTTCCAGAGAAAATCACTGCCGATATCGAAGCTGTAATCCTTGGAATGCACGCCAAAGCTGATAATCCTGAACTTTTGAAAGCACAGGAATTAGGATTGAAAATTTATTCGTACCCAGAATTTTTATATGAGCAGTCCAAAAATAAAACGCGCGTAGTAATTGGCGGTTCTCACGGGAAAACGACTATAACTTCAATGATTTTGCATGTGATGCATTACCACAATATCGAAGTGGACTATATGGTTGGAGCGCAGTTAGAAGGTTTTGATACTATGGTTCATCTTACCGAAGAAAATGATTTTATGGTTTTGGAAGGAGACGAATATTTGTCTTCTCCAATTGACAGAAGGCCTAAATTTCATTTGTACCAACCGAATATTGCTTTGATTTCGGGAATTGCTTGGGATCATATCAATGTTTTTCCAACTTATGATTTTTATGTGGAGCAGTTTGAAATTTTTATTGATAAAATTACAAACGGCGGTATTTTGGTTTACAATGAAGATGATTCAGAAGTAAAGCGTGTTGCCGAAAAAGCGGCTAATCCTATTCGAAAAATACCTTATACGACTCCAAAATATGAGGTAAAAGACGGCATTACACTTTTGGAAACTCCCGAAGGATTTATGCCTATTGAAGTATTTGGTGCGCATAATTTAAATAACTTGGCAGGAGCCAAATGGATTTGCCAAAATATGGGAGTTGATGAAGCCGATTTCTACGAAGCGATTGCTAGTTTTAAAGGGGCTTCGAAACGTTTGGAGAAAATTGCCGAAAGCAAAACCAAAGTGGCTTACAAAGATTTTGCCCATTCGCCAAGTAAAGTGGCAGCAACGACCAAAGCGGTAAAAGAGCAATATCCAAACCGTACAGTTGTAGCTTGTTTGGAACTGCATACTTACAGCAGTTTGAATGCCGAGTTCTTGAAAGAATACGAAGGCGCACTAGAATATGCTGATGTTGCCGTTGTTTTTTACTCGCCGGATGCTGTAAAAATAAAGCAATTGGAAGAAGTGACCTATGAGCAAATTGCGAAAGCTTTCAATAGAGAAGATTTGATTATTTATACGAATCCAAATGATTTTAAAGACTACCTGTTTAATTTAAATCTGGAAAATTCGGCTTTGTTATTGATGAGCTCTGGAAATTATGGAGGATTGAATTTTGATGAGGTAAAAGGATTGGTTGAATAA